One segment of Fibrobacter sp. UWR3 DNA contains the following:
- the hpf gene encoding ribosome hibernation-promoting factor, HPF/YfiA family produces the protein MDIQFSARHFNASAGLQDRIQEEMDKLAKFYPNITNASVILDHEVEHQRHCEITVNITGSVVVGSADEDNMGKAVDVALERVKVQLKKANDKQNDHRAQPVSNLT, from the coding sequence ATGGATATTCAGTTTTCTGCTCGTCACTTCAACGCATCTGCAGGTCTCCAGGACCGTATTCAGGAAGAAATGGACAAGTTGGCCAAGTTCTACCCTAACATCACGAATGCTTCCGTAATCCTTGACCACGAAGTCGAACACCAGCGCCACTGCGAAATCACCGTGAACATTACCGGTTCCGTGGTCGTGGGCTCTGCCGACGAAGACAACATGGGCAAGGCGGTAGACGTGGCGCTCGAACGCGTGAAGGTCCAGCTGAAGAAGGCGAACGACAAGCAGAACGACCACCGCGCACAACCCGTTTCCAACCTGACGTAA
- the rpoN gene encoding RNA polymerase factor sigma-54, giving the protein MNLGMQIGQSQRLEQNISPQMLQAAAILQKTSQELDIAINEELSANPLLEMDDEVPEDTGAEESADDSGDDGEIREMDFESGNLEDTADHDYDISDNVIDTDMERRLTDGSYDEDAPFKDLNAPSKDASDEWDRPQKDRDKSLQDNLRDQLRDWNGNSLLVEQLKDEGCSEEHFRTLVQYLIDSLDEDGFLQGAPDEVMMKMAADRGEDKFIVEMERVIRDEIPLESASMPVAEAFHVLQGFTPRGIGARGMQESFIIQAQYVEGFPELTLRILKEHFDDLMELRYPKIAKALSVPVDEVLKAVRYISKLTPHPGRLISNAPTQIKQVDLRVERKGGKFEVECTQDSWKKVKRLHVNKLYADMLTDGSKLDKETREYILNNKRKAEEFISAANNRFSTMELVMRAIVKRQPAFFKNGPAFLKPMVLQDIASEVKRDLSTISRVTNGKYVETPFGIFELKDFFTSGVRQQGKRAGVQPAAEDAPLGPAVNAGEEGDEDVVGSARILEAIKDLVDGENKKKPLSDQAIADALAAQGIQVARRTVAKYREERLKILPARQRKLL; this is encoded by the coding sequence ATGAACTTAGGCATGCAAATAGGACAGTCCCAGCGACTCGAGCAGAACATCTCGCCGCAGATGTTGCAGGCGGCTGCTATTCTGCAGAAGACTTCGCAGGAACTGGATATCGCCATCAACGAGGAACTTTCGGCAAACCCGCTCCTTGAAATGGACGATGAGGTGCCCGAGGATACGGGTGCCGAAGAGAGTGCGGACGATTCGGGCGACGACGGTGAAATTCGCGAGATGGATTTCGAGAGCGGAAATCTTGAGGATACCGCCGACCACGATTACGACATTTCGGACAACGTTATCGATACCGACATGGAGCGCCGCTTGACTGACGGGTCCTATGACGAGGACGCTCCGTTCAAGGATTTAAACGCGCCTTCCAAGGATGCCTCGGACGAGTGGGACCGCCCGCAGAAGGACCGCGACAAGAGCCTGCAAGATAATTTGCGCGACCAGTTGCGCGACTGGAACGGCAATTCGCTATTGGTGGAGCAACTCAAGGACGAGGGCTGCTCCGAGGAACATTTCCGCACGCTGGTGCAGTACCTTATCGATAGCCTCGACGAGGACGGTTTTTTGCAGGGTGCACCCGACGAAGTGATGATGAAGATGGCCGCCGATAGGGGCGAGGACAAGTTTATTGTCGAGATGGAACGCGTAATCCGCGACGAGATTCCGCTGGAAAGCGCGAGCATGCCCGTGGCGGAGGCTTTCCACGTGCTGCAGGGGTTCACTCCCCGCGGTATCGGAGCCCGCGGGATGCAGGAATCCTTCATTATCCAGGCGCAGTACGTCGAGGGCTTCCCGGAACTCACTCTCCGTATACTGAAGGAACATTTCGACGACCTGATGGAACTGCGCTACCCGAAGATTGCGAAGGCGCTCTCCGTGCCGGTAGATGAAGTGCTGAAGGCTGTCCGGTATATTTCGAAGCTTACGCCGCACCCGGGCAGGCTCATCTCCAACGCACCCACGCAGATAAAGCAGGTGGACCTGCGCGTGGAACGCAAGGGTGGCAAGTTCGAGGTGGAATGCACGCAGGATTCTTGGAAGAAGGTCAAGCGCCTTCACGTGAACAAGCTGTATGCCGACATGCTCACCGACGGTTCCAAGCTCGACAAGGAAACGCGCGAGTACATCCTGAACAACAAGCGCAAGGCGGAAGAGTTTATCAGTGCGGCGAACAACAGGTTCTCTACCATGGAACTCGTGATGAGGGCTATCGTGAAGCGGCAGCCTGCATTCTTCAAGAACGGCCCTGCATTTTTAAAGCCGATGGTGCTGCAAGATATCGCGAGCGAGGTGAAACGCGACCTTTCGACGATTAGCCGCGTGACTAACGGCAAGTACGTGGAGACCCCCTTCGGGATATTCGAGCTCAAGGACTTCTTTACCTCGGGCGTGCGCCAGCAGGGCAAGCGCGCGGGCGTGCAGCCTGCCGCCGAAGATGCTCCGCTGGGCCCGGCCGTGAACGCCGGGGAAGAGGGTGACGAGGATGTCGTCGGCTCGGCCCGGATCCTCGAGGCCATCAAGGACCTGGTGGACGGCGAGAACAAGAAAAAGCCCCTCTCGGACCAGGCCATCGCCGACGCCCTGGCTGCCCAGGGCATCCAGGTGGCGCGCCGCACGGTGGCAAAATACCGCGAGGAACGCCTCAAGATACTCCCCGCCCGCCAGCGAAAGCTGCTCTAA
- the hprK gene encoding HPr(Ser) kinase/phosphatase, with protein sequence MSESRLKDIKILHREKLSVRDFFAHFGKDLQLALHSPEGDLDTNIAESGIHRPGLAMAGYTKVYSSKQIQVVGHTEWNYLESLGPEGRKKVFENLSVFRAPMWVVTHAQMPHAELKEMCSKLHIPLFSTTLHTYEFNKVAQRILEEFFAPHSIIHGSLVDVYGIGMLFIGDSNVGKSECVLELVESGHRMVADDVVHISHVGNAITGRPDPLIRHHMEIRGVGILDVRSMFGIHAIRKVKKIEVIVELQPWQRDVRYERTGLNEQEEVVMGVHIPKIVLPVAPGKNLTVISEVIAMNSLMKMNGQDVARDFNEDLMKKIKAKAKGEYTDGLQEMDIEHWSLYE encoded by the coding sequence GTGTCTGAATCCAGGTTGAAAGACATCAAGATCCTGCACCGGGAAAAACTCTCGGTGCGGGACTTTTTTGCACATTTCGGAAAGGACCTGCAGCTCGCGCTCCATTCCCCGGAAGGCGACCTCGACACGAACATTGCCGAAAGCGGTATCCACCGCCCCGGGCTTGCGATGGCGGGCTACACGAAGGTCTACAGCTCCAAGCAGATTCAGGTGGTGGGCCATACGGAATGGAACTACCTCGAAAGCCTCGGGCCCGAGGGCCGCAAGAAGGTGTTCGAGAACCTCTCCGTTTTCCGTGCCCCGATGTGGGTGGTGACCCACGCGCAGATGCCGCATGCCGAACTCAAGGAGATGTGCTCCAAGCTGCATATCCCGCTGTTCTCGACCACGCTGCATACCTACGAGTTCAACAAGGTTGCCCAGAGAATTCTCGAGGAATTCTTTGCGCCGCACTCCATTATCCACGGGAGTCTCGTGGACGTGTATGGCATCGGCATGCTCTTTATTGGCGATAGCAACGTGGGCAAGTCGGAATGCGTGCTCGAACTCGTGGAAAGCGGGCACCGCATGGTTGCAGACGACGTTGTACACATCAGTCACGTGGGGAACGCGATTACCGGGCGCCCTGACCCGCTGATACGCCACCACATGGAAATTCGCGGCGTGGGCATTCTCGATGTCCGCTCCATGTTCGGCATTCACGCTATCCGCAAGGTGAAGAAAATCGAGGTGATCGTTGAACTCCAGCCGTGGCAGCGCGACGTGCGGTACGAACGCACGGGCCTCAACGAGCAGGAGGAGGTCGTGATGGGGGTCCATATCCCGAAGATTGTACTCCCCGTGGCGCCGGGCAAGAACCTCACCGTGATTTCCGAGGTTATCGCGATGAACTCGCTCATGAAGATGAACGGCCAGGACGTGGCCCGCGACTTCAACGAGGACCTGATGAAGAAAATCAAGGCGAAAGCGAAGGGCGAGTACACCGATGGCCTGCAAGAAATGGACATCGAGCACTGGTCGCTCTACGAATAA
- the lptB gene encoding LPS export ABC transporter ATP-binding protein, protein MKSLVSTIRTDKLRKVYGGRQVVSDVSISVSQGEIVGLLGPNGAGKTTSFYMIVGMVRPDSGHIFLDDIEMTDKPMYKRARLGVGYLPQEASIFRKLSVEDNIMAILETQGLKRRERKMRLEQLLEEFKITHIRKTKSMSCSGGERRRLEIARALASDPSFLLLDEPFAGIDPIAVADIQSIISGLKDRGMGILITDHNVRETLSITDRAYIMYKSQVLTEGSSEYLANDPEARRIYLGDSFRLD, encoded by the coding sequence ATGAAAAGCTTGGTAAGTACAATCCGTACGGACAAACTCCGCAAGGTCTACGGCGGTCGCCAGGTGGTGAGCGACGTGTCCATCAGCGTTTCGCAGGGCGAAATCGTCGGGCTTCTCGGGCCCAACGGTGCCGGCAAGACAACTTCCTTCTACATGATTGTGGGCATGGTGCGCCCCGATTCGGGCCACATATTCCTCGACGATATCGAGATGACGGACAAGCCCATGTACAAGCGCGCGCGCCTCGGGGTGGGCTACCTCCCGCAAGAGGCTTCCATATTCCGCAAGCTCTCCGTTGAAGACAACATAATGGCAATTCTCGAGACGCAGGGCCTCAAGCGCCGCGAGCGCAAGATGCGCCTGGAACAGCTGCTCGAGGAATTCAAGATTACGCATATCCGCAAGACGAAATCCATGAGCTGCTCGGGTGGCGAACGCCGCCGCCTCGAGATTGCGCGTGCGCTCGCGAGCGACCCCTCCTTCCTGTTGCTCGATGAACCTTTCGCGGGTATCGACCCGATTGCCGTTGCCGACATCCAGTCCATCATTTCGGGGCTCAAGGACCGCGGCATGGGCATCCTCATTACCGACCATAACGTGCGCGAGACGCTTTCCATTACCGACCGTGCCTACATTATGTACAAGAGCCAGGTGCTGACCGAGGGTTCGTCCGAATACCTGGCGAACGACCCGGAAGCGCGCCGTATATACCTGGGCGACAGTTTCCGCCTGGACTAG
- the lptC gene encoding LPS export ABC transporter periplasmic protein LptC has product MPGPRYAVVPVALCVALFMGCEEIEEEKPWIHVDRPQMLFTDTTLLDCYDKDVLSWKLKTAYLERWSDKEVVFMRPVLVDIYDSVGERVAFLRADSGRMDMHFTYVYAYGHVYALTPKGASVRADSLLWNKRDNMVRTDSYVRVVSEDGDVLQGKGFESDARMDNWRILSNVTGIFQDAAKRMKEEDKKQAEELEKKPDSTAAPAVAHPAPVAKAAPPQPAKVAPPQPAPVKAAPANAAPVKNAPGKAPAAQPADSASTRQKGRFKSIVRRGVSERITEDTAAMPAPQEESAADPNGGTRPRAKRRE; this is encoded by the coding sequence ATGCCCGGACCGCGTTATGCCGTTGTGCCTGTGGCGCTGTGCGTGGCCCTGTTCATGGGCTGCGAAGAAATCGAAGAAGAAAAGCCGTGGATTCACGTGGACCGTCCGCAGATGCTGTTTACCGACACGACGCTTTTGGACTGCTACGACAAGGACGTTCTCTCGTGGAAATTGAAGACCGCGTATTTGGAACGCTGGTCCGACAAGGAGGTGGTGTTCATGCGTCCGGTGCTCGTAGATATCTACGATTCCGTGGGCGAACGCGTTGCCTTCTTGCGTGCGGACTCGGGCCGCATGGATATGCACTTTACCTACGTGTATGCCTACGGGCACGTGTACGCGCTGACCCCGAAGGGGGCGTCGGTGCGTGCGGATTCGCTCTTGTGGAACAAGCGCGACAACATGGTGCGCACCGACAGTTACGTGCGCGTGGTTTCCGAGGATGGCGACGTGCTGCAGGGCAAGGGATTCGAGAGCGACGCCCGTATGGACAACTGGCGCATTCTTTCGAACGTGACGGGTATTTTCCAGGATGCGGCGAAGCGCATGAAGGAAGAGGACAAGAAGCAGGCGGAAGAACTCGAGAAGAAGCCCGATTCTACGGCGGCGCCTGCCGTGGCGCACCCGGCTCCGGTCGCTAAAGCTGCGCCGCCACAGCCCGCGAAAGTCGCTCCGCCACAACCTGCTCCGGTAAAGGCTGCGCCTGCAAATGCTGCGCCGGTAAAGAATGCGCCGGGCAAGGCTCCGGCCGCTCAGCCCGCGGATTCCGCGTCCACCAGGCAGAAAGGCCGCTTCAAGTCGATTGTACGCCGGGGTGTTTCCGAGAGAATTACGGAAGATACTGCCGCGATGCCTGCACCTCAAGAAGAATCTGCCGCAGACCCGAATGGGGGAACGCGCCCGCGGGCAAAGAGGCGCGAATGA